From the genome of Haloterrigena sp. KLK7, one region includes:
- the dnaG gene encoding DNA primase DnaG: MEDTSKYLIHADVTAEGVVERSDVVGAIFGQTEGLLGDELDLRDLRQSQKVGRIDVEIVSTGGQSRGHLTIATSLDKVETATLAAALETIDRVGPCRADLEVTEIEDVRAAKRKAVVDRAKELLQTGFDDSVMSSEEILAEVRQHVRVEDITEYEGLPAGPRVTDSDAIIVVEGRADVLTLLKYGVKNAIAVEGTNVPDAVAELTHHRTVTAFLDGDRGGDLILEELSQVGDVDYVAFAPAGESVEDLDHHQLFTALRNKVPYDTVSGMNEPREAVAATDGSSTPAPAPTESAADRDADGSSQAIDGPAESPPETVSPSTPSGDASDRSRTAVDDDGVGHGDESGSSASEQTAGSASVETDSDAEAATGDDEDAEPETVYGHATAIVRRNTDRVRFLDADGDAVDETDASDAYAALESLETVPTAIVLDEILDQRLLDLAADRGVERIVARSLGQFTKRPTDVRIHAIDDIAEEPPDTE, from the coding sequence ATGGAAGACACGTCGAAATATCTCATCCACGCCGATGTCACGGCCGAGGGGGTCGTCGAGCGGAGCGACGTCGTCGGCGCGATCTTCGGTCAGACCGAAGGCCTGCTCGGCGACGAACTCGATCTCCGCGATCTCCGCCAGTCACAGAAAGTCGGACGCATCGACGTCGAAATAGTCAGTACCGGCGGCCAGTCTCGAGGCCATCTCACCATCGCGACCAGCCTCGACAAGGTCGAGACCGCGACGCTCGCCGCCGCCCTCGAGACGATCGATCGAGTCGGTCCCTGTCGGGCCGACCTCGAGGTGACCGAGATCGAGGACGTCCGCGCCGCCAAGCGCAAGGCGGTCGTCGACCGCGCGAAGGAACTGCTCCAGACGGGGTTCGACGACAGCGTGATGTCCTCCGAGGAGATCCTCGCGGAGGTCCGCCAGCACGTCCGCGTCGAGGACATCACCGAGTACGAGGGACTGCCCGCGGGGCCGCGAGTGACGGACAGCGACGCGATCATCGTCGTCGAGGGACGGGCCGACGTCCTCACCCTCCTCAAGTACGGCGTCAAGAACGCCATCGCGGTCGAGGGCACCAACGTCCCCGACGCGGTGGCCGAACTGACCCACCACCGCACGGTCACTGCCTTCCTCGACGGGGATCGGGGCGGCGACCTCATCTTAGAGGAACTGTCGCAGGTCGGCGACGTCGACTACGTCGCGTTCGCGCCGGCCGGCGAGTCCGTCGAGGACTTAGACCACCACCAGCTGTTCACCGCCCTCCGGAACAAGGTTCCCTACGATACCGTCTCGGGGATGAACGAGCCCCGGGAGGCCGTCGCCGCGACCGACGGCAGCTCGACGCCGGCTCCGGCCCCGACGGAGTCGGCGGCCGACCGCGACGCCGACGGCTCGTCGCAGGCGATCGACGGCCCCGCGGAGTCACCGCCCGAGACGGTGAGTCCGTCGACGCCGTCCGGCGACGCGAGCGACAGGAGTCGGACCGCCGTCGACGATGACGGTGTCGGCCACGGCGACGAGTCCGGTTCGTCCGCGTCGGAACAGACCGCGGGGTCGGCGTCGGTCGAGACCGATTCCGACGCGGAGGCGGCGACCGGGGACGACGAGGACGCCGAACCCGAGACCGTCTACGGCCACGCGACGGCGATCGTCCGACGAAACACCGACCGCGTCCGCTTTCTCGACGCGGACGGCGACGCCGTCGACGAGACCGACGCGAGCGACGCCTACGCCGCCCTCGAGTCCCTCGAGACGGTGCCGACGGCGATCGTCCTGGACGAGATCCTCGACCAGCGGCTGCTCGATCTGGCGGCGGATCGCGGCGTCGAGCGGATCGTCGCGCGCTCGCTGGGCCAGTTCACCAAGCGACCCACCGACGTGCGGATCCACGCGATCGACGACATCGCCGAGGAGCCGCCCGACACGGAGTGA
- a CDS encoding DUF92 domain-containing protein: MTAPVRRAGVFAALCTLALAVPLGNPQVGAAIAAVAVLGALAVTDGPLFELLAYPSDYEAGRLYGIVTLVLAGSTLGLIAVTTSMSVAVFVGTVLLVGYGNLAEQLAGQWTDRDVVHVAVFCVVATLAAVVGQTAARSIADGAALESLSAALPTMVFLGASGALLASLLRDVLFANDDPVVMLTVGLLAWLLAELEPALALSGGEIAAALAITVAFGYASYALETASIAGMLTGTLLGLLTIVLGGYGWFAVLITFFAIGGLSSKYRYEEKTELGVAEDNNGARGSGNVLGNAAVALGAVLGYAASSATLLPGDPEPSLFLFAFAGSVATAMSDTLSSEIGSVFETPRLITTLEPVEPGTDGGVTWQGEIAGIVGATVVAGISYGLFEEVSAVGAVIIVAAGVVGMTVDSLLGATLEGRVLGNQSVNFLATLSGALVCALLVLSFAVLG, encoded by the coding sequence GTGACAGCACCTGTTCGGCGAGCAGGCGTGTTTGCGGCCCTCTGTACGCTCGCACTCGCCGTTCCGCTCGGCAATCCGCAGGTCGGTGCCGCGATCGCCGCCGTCGCGGTCCTCGGGGCGCTCGCCGTGACTGACGGGCCGCTCTTCGAACTGCTGGCCTATCCGAGCGACTACGAGGCGGGGCGTCTCTACGGCATCGTCACGCTCGTACTCGCGGGGTCCACGCTCGGTCTCATCGCGGTCACGACGTCGATGTCGGTCGCGGTCTTCGTCGGGACCGTCCTGCTGGTCGGCTACGGCAACCTCGCCGAGCAGCTCGCCGGCCAGTGGACCGATCGCGACGTCGTCCACGTGGCGGTCTTCTGCGTCGTCGCGACCCTCGCCGCCGTCGTCGGACAGACGGCGGCGCGCTCGATCGCCGACGGCGCCGCCCTCGAGTCGCTGTCGGCGGCGCTGCCGACGATGGTCTTTCTCGGTGCCAGCGGCGCGCTGCTGGCGTCGCTGCTCCGGGACGTCCTGTTCGCGAACGACGATCCCGTCGTCATGCTCACGGTCGGCCTCCTCGCGTGGCTGCTCGCTGAGCTCGAGCCGGCGCTGGCCCTCTCCGGGGGGGAGATCGCCGCCGCGCTCGCGATCACCGTCGCCTTCGGCTACGCCTCCTACGCCCTCGAGACGGCCTCGATCGCGGGGATGCTCACCGGGACCCTGCTGGGGCTGTTGACGATCGTCCTCGGCGGCTACGGCTGGTTCGCCGTCCTCATCACCTTCTTCGCCATCGGCGGGCTCTCCTCGAAGTACCGCTACGAGGAGAAGACGGAACTGGGCGTCGCCGAGGACAACAACGGCGCCCGCGGCAGCGGGAACGTGCTGGGCAACGCCGCCGTCGCGCTCGGGGCCGTCCTGGGCTACGCGGCCAGTTCGGCGACGCTGTTGCCCGGCGATCCGGAGCCGAGCCTGTTCCTCTTCGCCTTCGCCGGCTCCGTCGCGACGGCGATGAGCGACACCCTCTCGAGCGAGATCGGGAGCGTCTTCGAGACGCCGCGGCTGATCACCACCCTCGAACCCGTCGAACCCGGCACCGACGGCGGGGTCACCTGGCAGGGAGAGATCGCCGGCATCGTCGGCGCGACCGTCGTCGCCGGGATCTCCTACGGTCTCTTCGAGGAGGTCTCGGCCGTCGGCGCGGTGATCATCGTCGCCGCCGGCGTCGTCGGCATGACCGTCGACAGCCTGCTGGGGGCGACCCTCGAGGGGCGAGTGCTGGGCAACCAGAGCGTCAACTTCCTCGCGACGCTCTCGGGCGCGCTGGTCTGTGCGCTGCTGGTGTTGTCGTTCGCCGTGCTCGGCTGA
- a CDS encoding undecaprenyl diphosphate synthase family protein has translation MGLYEQYLALRIRRHDGELPDHIALVITERDLLERDAYETLTDFFAWAFEYATQVTVYVSVLDAAAVPALRRELETLEAPREVAVRGPEDRTPAEAPIRIGIGLGGKHEFTSAVRTLAEHVDDGQLAPEEIDDERVEDHLIFPSEPDLVIKTGAERLSDFMIWQSVYSELYFTDVNWRDFRKRDFLRAVREYCNRSRRFGR, from the coding sequence GTGGGTCTGTACGAACAGTATCTCGCTCTGCGGATCCGTCGCCACGACGGCGAACTCCCCGATCACATCGCGCTCGTCATCACCGAGCGCGACCTCCTGGAGCGGGACGCCTACGAGACGCTGACGGATTTCTTCGCGTGGGCCTTCGAGTACGCTACCCAGGTGACCGTCTACGTCAGCGTCCTCGACGCCGCGGCGGTGCCGGCCCTGCGACGCGAACTCGAGACGCTCGAGGCGCCCCGCGAGGTGGCCGTCCGCGGCCCGGAGGATCGAACGCCGGCGGAAGCGCCCATTCGAATCGGGATCGGTCTCGGCGGAAAACACGAGTTCACCAGCGCGGTCCGGACGCTCGCGGAACACGTCGACGACGGGCAGCTGGCGCCCGAGGAGATCGACGACGAGCGGGTCGAAGATCACCTCATCTTCCCCTCCGAGCCCGATCTCGTGATCAAGACCGGCGCCGAACGGCTCTCGGATTTCATGATCTGGCAGTCGGTCTACTCGGAGCTGTACTTCACGGACGTCAACTGGCGGGACTTCCGCAAGCGGGACTTCCTGCGGGCCGTCCGGGAGTACTGTAACCGATCGCGTCGGTTCGGTCGCTAA
- the uppS gene encoding polyprenyl diphosphate synthase → MKRWLRERVDAAYEGLLSREISGAPTHVAVIQDGNRRYARSNGDDAPEGHRKGAKTTERVLEWCQDIGVEELTLYTFSTENFNRPDEQNEALFDLICEKLHEFAEADRVHENEVCIRAIGETELLPDRVQNAIEYAERRTSDYDRFVLNIALAYGGRSRLLEATRGVAEDVEAGELDPEEIDIEDIERRLYDRPLRDVDLIIRPAGEERTSNFLPWHANGNEAAVFFCTPYWPEFSKTDFLRGIRTYEHRAESWRRNRARRALALLGAVSDAELAEAKSIVERFRDSLPTSEQPDLEELDAIQSEQGDGIDSSRRAAD, encoded by the coding sequence ATGAAGCGGTGGCTCCGTGAACGCGTCGACGCTGCCTACGAGGGGTTGCTCTCGCGGGAGATCTCCGGCGCACCGACCCACGTCGCAGTGATTCAAGACGGGAACCGACGGTACGCCCGCAGCAACGGCGACGATGCTCCCGAGGGCCACCGCAAAGGAGCGAAGACGACCGAACGGGTCCTCGAGTGGTGCCAGGACATCGGCGTCGAGGAGTTGACGCTGTACACGTTTTCGACGGAGAACTTCAATCGACCCGACGAGCAAAACGAGGCGCTGTTCGACCTGATCTGCGAGAAACTCCACGAGTTCGCGGAGGCCGACCGCGTTCACGAGAACGAGGTCTGTATCCGCGCTATCGGCGAAACGGAGCTGCTCCCCGATCGGGTTCAAAACGCCATCGAGTACGCCGAACGCCGCACGTCCGACTACGACCGGTTCGTGCTCAATATCGCGCTCGCGTACGGCGGTCGCTCGCGGCTGCTCGAGGCCACCCGTGGGGTCGCCGAGGATGTCGAAGCGGGAGAACTCGATCCCGAGGAGATCGATATCGAGGACATCGAACGTCGACTGTACGACCGACCGCTTCGAGACGTCGATCTCATCATTCGACCCGCCGGCGAAGAGCGAACCTCGAACTTCCTGCCGTGGCACGCCAACGGCAACGAGGCGGCCGTCTTCTTCTGTACGCCCTACTGGCCGGAGTTCTCCAAGACGGACTTCCTACGGGGGATTCGGACCTACGAACACCGCGCCGAATCCTGGCGGCGGAACCGTGCCCGACGGGCGCTGGCCCTGCTCGGCGCCGTCAGCGACGCCGAACTCGCGGAGGCGAAGTCGATCGTCGAGCGGTTCCGCGACTCGCTCCCGACGTCCGAACAGCCCGATCTGGAGGAGTTAGACGCGATCCAGAGCGAACAGGGCGACGGAATCGACTCGAGCCGCCGGGCCGCCGACTGA
- a CDS encoding DUF5778 family protein, with amino-acid sequence MADAIDDDLYQRTKALLEPGEIDLNGAIVHTDYDGQEDVQMMQATLDVGDIIADKSGYDPDDCYVYSGNDDPDFSSNQHQGLTLDDEEFVWECQQLLREGSFDIVIYYRASADHEAILEEIRELGHEVTGVRGDE; translated from the coding sequence ATGGCAGACGCGATCGACGACGACCTCTACCAGCGGACCAAGGCACTGCTCGAGCCCGGCGAGATCGATCTCAACGGCGCGATCGTCCACACTGACTACGACGGCCAGGAGGACGTCCAGATGATGCAGGCCACCCTCGACGTCGGCGACATCATCGCCGACAAGTCGGGGTACGATCCGGACGACTGCTACGTCTACTCGGGCAACGACGACCCCGACTTCTCCTCGAACCAGCATCAGGGACTGACGCTGGACGACGAGGAGTTCGTCTGGGAGTGCCAGCAGCTGCTGCGCGAGGGGAGCTTCGACATCGTCATCTACTACCGGGCGAGCGCGGACCACGAGGCGATCCTCGAGGAGATCCGCGAGCTCGGCCACGAGGTCACCGGCGTTCGGGGCGACGAGTAG
- a CDS encoding Lrp/AsnC family transcriptional regulator → MTTDVDLTERERAVVNAYQGGFPVTDRPFEPAAAALRDRGVDISATELLETISELDERGVLSRFGPLVNAQEIGGAATLVAMHAPEERFDELVERVNDHREVAHNYEREHPHLNVWFVVSVADEDRVDDVLAEIEDETGQETYNLPKQQEFRVEAKFYVDGPLDGDGDVERAGVDCTDLGPDVAPADSETLSPAERDLILEVQDGLPLTETPYADVADAIGRETEWVLETIKRFERERKIRRIGVVPNHYALGYTENGMTVWNVPDEQVDEVGPEIAALPFVTHCYERPRHEGVWPYNFFAMTHGRSEDESRRRIEQVRERMDDHWNVTDDDWDTLHSTQILKKTGIRLDERAEANTEAE, encoded by the coding sequence ATGACCACTGACGTCGACCTCACGGAGCGCGAGCGGGCGGTCGTCAACGCCTATCAGGGCGGATTTCCCGTCACCGATCGGCCGTTCGAACCGGCCGCGGCCGCACTGCGCGATCGCGGGGTCGACATTTCGGCGACCGAGTTGCTCGAGACGATCAGCGAGTTGGACGAGCGCGGCGTCCTCTCGCGGTTCGGCCCGCTCGTCAACGCCCAGGAGATCGGCGGCGCGGCGACGTTGGTGGCCATGCACGCCCCCGAAGAGCGGTTCGACGAGCTCGTCGAGCGAGTCAACGATCACCGCGAGGTCGCGCACAACTACGAGCGCGAGCACCCCCATCTCAACGTCTGGTTCGTCGTGAGCGTCGCCGACGAGGACCGCGTCGACGACGTCCTCGCGGAGATCGAGGACGAAACTGGGCAGGAGACGTACAACCTGCCGAAACAGCAGGAGTTCCGCGTCGAGGCGAAGTTCTACGTCGACGGCCCGCTGGACGGCGACGGCGACGTCGAGCGCGCCGGCGTCGACTGCACCGATCTCGGCCCCGACGTGGCGCCGGCCGACAGCGAGACGCTCTCGCCGGCCGAGCGCGACCTGATCCTCGAGGTCCAGGACGGCCTCCCCCTCACCGAGACGCCGTACGCCGACGTCGCCGACGCCATCGGTCGAGAGACCGAATGGGTCCTCGAGACGATCAAACGGTTCGAACGGGAGAGGAAGATCCGCCGGATCGGCGTCGTGCCCAACCACTACGCGCTGGGCTACACGGAGAACGGGATGACGGTCTGGAACGTGCCCGACGAGCAGGTCGACGAGGTCGGCCCCGAGATCGCCGCCCTGCCGTTCGTCACTCACTGCTACGAGCGGCCGCGCCACGAGGGCGTCTGGCCGTACAACTTCTTCGCGATGACCCACGGCCGCAGCGAGGACGAGAGCCGACGGCGGATCGAACAGGTTCGGGAACGGATGGACGACCACTGGAACGTAACTGACGACGACTGGGACACCTTGCACTCCACACAGATCTTGAAGAAGACCGGTATTCGTTTGGACGAGCGTGCCGAGGCGAACACCGAGGCCGAGTAA
- a CDS encoding bifunctional precorrin-2 dehydrogenase/sirohydrochlorin ferrochelatase, whose product MIPLLHDFTGATVLVFGGGRVGSRKARRFAREADVIVVSPDFADREFGGAELIRSAPDPADVDGWLERTDPALVVAATDDAALNEAVAEAARARGALVNRADRSGERDVGSVVVPATVREDPVVVSIATGGTAPALSKYLRQDLEETLAGAGEMARACAELRTELKSRDVPPERRRELVTGVVNSPDLWTALRTGTSNYRQVIEDVLDEELSTGGDRP is encoded by the coding sequence ATGATTCCACTCCTGCACGATTTCACGGGCGCGACGGTACTCGTCTTCGGCGGCGGTCGGGTCGGCTCTCGGAAGGCCCGACGGTTCGCCCGCGAGGCCGACGTGATCGTCGTCAGTCCCGACTTCGCCGACCGGGAGTTCGGCGGGGCCGAACTGATCCGTTCCGCGCCCGATCCGGCCGACGTCGACGGCTGGCTCGAGCGAACGGACCCCGCGCTGGTCGTCGCCGCGACCGACGACGCGGCGCTCAACGAGGCCGTCGCGGAGGCGGCTCGAGCGCGCGGAGCGCTGGTCAATCGCGCCGATCGATCGGGCGAGCGCGACGTCGGCAGCGTCGTCGTTCCCGCGACCGTGCGCGAGGACCCCGTCGTCGTCTCGATCGCGACCGGCGGTACCGCCCCCGCGTTGAGCAAGTACCTCCGGCAGGACCTCGAGGAGACGCTCGCGGGAGCCGGTGAGATGGCGCGGGCGTGTGCCGAGTTGCGGACGGAACTGAAATCCCGGGACGTTCCGCCCGAGCGACGGCGGGAGCTCGTCACCGGCGTCGTCAATTCTCCGGACCTTTGGACAGCTTTACGTACCGGTACTTCCAACTATCGTCAAGTGATTGAGGACGTGCTGGACGAGGAACTATCTACTGGGGGTGATCGACCGTGA
- the hemA gene encoding glutamyl-tRNA reductase: protein MISAGVVTAARVTHESGSVDDLAAASPESQRAAVADLLSVPEIEEAYVLSTCNRVEAYVVGTDAAVGRAALEEFFTGVEDDAVVVTDHDESLHHLLSVAAGLESVVLGEDQILGQVRTAYEDARTTGGIDEMLETAVTKAIHVGERARTETEINEGVVSLGSAATKLAGREIDLDGTTALVVGAGEMGRLAARSLADAGVDDVVVANRTIDHAEHLAAELDVAAEAVPLEALSTVASGADVVVTATGSEEPILESEQLATDGDVDAGPDRVVVDLGQPRDVDPAADELSTVAVYDLDDLESVTEETREQRSDAASEVESMVDREFELLCDQYKRARADEVIAAMYESAERMKERELETALSRLDGEEFSEQQREVVEAMADALVNQLLAPPTKSLREAAAEDDWSTINTALQLFDPDLSGADEPVAPPVTGAAAPLEATDDD, encoded by the coding sequence GTGATCTCGGCCGGAGTCGTCACGGCTGCGCGCGTGACACACGAGAGCGGTAGCGTCGACGACCTCGCGGCCGCGAGTCCCGAGAGCCAACGCGCCGCCGTCGCCGACCTGCTCTCGGTGCCGGAGATCGAGGAGGCGTACGTGCTCTCGACGTGCAACCGCGTCGAGGCCTACGTCGTCGGCACCGACGCCGCCGTCGGCCGGGCCGCTCTCGAGGAATTCTTCACCGGGGTCGAGGACGACGCCGTCGTCGTCACCGACCACGACGAGAGCCTCCACCATCTGCTGTCGGTCGCGGCCGGCCTCGAGTCGGTCGTCCTCGGGGAGGATCAGATTCTCGGACAGGTCCGGACCGCCTACGAGGACGCCCGGACCACCGGCGGCATCGACGAGATGCTCGAGACCGCCGTGACGAAGGCGATCCACGTCGGGGAACGGGCACGCACCGAGACCGAGATCAACGAGGGCGTCGTCTCGCTGGGCTCGGCGGCGACGAAACTCGCCGGTCGAGAGATCGACCTCGACGGGACGACCGCGCTCGTCGTCGGCGCCGGTGAAATGGGCCGGCTCGCGGCTCGCAGCCTCGCCGACGCCGGGGTGGACGACGTCGTCGTCGCGAACCGGACGATCGATCACGCCGAACACCTCGCGGCCGAACTCGACGTCGCCGCCGAGGCGGTCCCCTTAGAGGCGCTTTCCACCGTCGCCAGCGGTGCCGACGTCGTCGTCACCGCGACCGGTAGCGAGGAGCCGATCCTCGAGTCGGAACAGCTCGCGACCGACGGCGACGTCGACGCCGGTCCGGACCGGGTCGTCGTGGACCTCGGTCAGCCCCGCGACGTCGATCCGGCCGCCGACGAGCTCTCGACCGTCGCCGTCTACGACTTGGACGACCTCGAGTCGGTCACCGAGGAGACCCGCGAACAGCGGTCCGACGCGGCCAGCGAGGTCGAGTCGATGGTCGACCGCGAGTTCGAGCTGCTCTGTGACCAGTACAAGCGCGCCCGCGCCGACGAGGTGATCGCCGCGATGTACGAGTCCGCCGAGCGCATGAAGGAACGCGAACTCGAGACGGCGCTGTCGCGACTCGACGGCGAGGAATTCTCCGAGCAGCAGCGAGAGGTCGTCGAGGCGATGGCCGACGCGCTGGTCAACCAGCTGCTCGCCCCGCCGACCAAGAGCCTCCGCGAGGCGGCGGCCGAAGACGACTGGAGCACGATCAACACCGCCCTCCAGCTGTTCGATCCCGACCTCAGCGGCGCCGACGAGCCGGTCGCCCCGCCCGTAACCGGCGCCGCGGCCCCGCTCGAGGCGACCGACGACGACTGA
- a CDS encoding 4a-hydroxytetrahydrobiopterin dehydratase has protein sequence MADLLSDDEIDAQLPDEWSREGDEIVRAYEFDDYLRGVNFAQMVGEIAEAQVHHPEIVIRYEEVEIRLTSHEEGGITEQDIEMAELIESERDA, from the coding sequence ATGGCCGACCTACTCTCCGACGACGAGATCGATGCGCAACTACCCGACGAATGGTCGCGCGAGGGCGACGAGATCGTTCGGGCCTACGAGTTCGACGACTACCTCCGCGGCGTCAACTTCGCCCAGATGGTCGGCGAGATCGCCGAGGCGCAGGTCCACCATCCCGAGATCGTCATCCGCTACGAGGAAGTCGAGATCCGACTGACCTCCCACGAGGAGGGCGGGATCACGGAACAGGACATCGAGATGGCGGAGCTGATCGAGTCAGAGCGCGACGCCTGA
- the lwrS gene encoding LWR-salt protein: MEARYVFRAELRLEADEAEVSLEPSTTGTTVTVFREAPEPGEEGWLFFRDTLWRGEVGDAEYGRRLAEEWLGEPVESVSFRELQVDEAYFAALKKEIADDLELFNAENVSEVLSKYLGSSIRVRGDDE, translated from the coding sequence ATGGAGGCACGGTACGTCTTCCGCGCCGAACTCCGCCTCGAGGCCGACGAGGCCGAGGTTTCCCTCGAGCCGTCGACGACCGGGACGACCGTTACCGTCTTTCGCGAGGCGCCGGAGCCGGGCGAGGAGGGCTGGCTGTTCTTCCGCGATACGCTGTGGCGCGGCGAGGTGGGCGACGCCGAGTACGGCCGTCGGCTCGCCGAGGAGTGGCTCGGCGAGCCCGTCGAGTCGGTCTCGTTTCGCGAACTCCAGGTCGACGAGGCGTACTTCGCGGCGCTGAAGAAGGAGATCGCCGACGACCTCGAACTCTTCAACGCCGAGAACGTTTCGGAAGTGCTCTCGAAGTACCTCGGCTCGAGTATCCGGGTCAGGGGCGACGACGAGTAG
- a CDS encoding HAD family hydrolase, which translates to MDGEYDFWLLDLDGTLVDVEWSYTRDVFDRVGERLEYEFTDREADILWSGLTGSRDRQLREWGIDPDEFWTAFHDEEDPMVRAEQTYLHDDAGFVADLEEPVGLVTHCQEFLCEPVLDRLGIRDWFDARLCCTPETGWKPDPNPVYRVMDELGVGENGHAGVLAGDGASDVGAAWNAGLDAIHVERVGHERRGRCVRGDYRVESFDELF; encoded by the coding sequence ATGGACGGCGAGTACGACTTCTGGCTGCTCGACCTCGACGGGACGCTCGTCGACGTCGAGTGGTCCTACACTCGGGACGTGTTCGATCGGGTCGGTGAACGGCTCGAGTACGAGTTCACTGACCGGGAGGCCGACATTCTCTGGAGCGGGCTGACCGGCTCCCGGGACCGACAGCTCCGGGAGTGGGGCATCGATCCCGACGAGTTCTGGACGGCCTTCCACGACGAGGAGGATCCGATGGTTCGCGCCGAACAGACCTATCTCCACGACGACGCCGGGTTCGTCGCCGACCTCGAGGAACCAGTGGGGCTGGTGACCCACTGTCAGGAGTTCCTCTGCGAGCCGGTGCTCGACCGGCTCGGGATCCGCGACTGGTTCGACGCTCGGCTCTGTTGTACCCCCGAGACGGGGTGGAAACCCGACCCGAACCCGGTCTACCGCGTGATGGACGAACTCGGCGTCGGCGAGAACGGCCACGCGGGCGTCCTCGCGGGCGACGGCGCCAGCGACGTCGGCGCGGCCTGGAACGCCGGTCTCGACGCGATCCACGTCGAGCGCGTCGGCCACGAGCGCCGGGGGCGGTGCGTCCGCGGCGACTACCGCGTCGAGTCGTTCGACGAACTGTTCTGA
- a CDS encoding glutathione S-transferase N-terminal domain-containing protein — protein sequence MLELYQAEGCPHSAKVREKLTDLGVSYVIHNPRRPGDEGGDTLNEQTLQAMEAIGGEDAIPFLVDTDREETRYESEEIVDYLETQYD from the coding sequence ATGCTCGAACTCTACCAGGCGGAGGGCTGTCCGCACAGCGCGAAGGTCCGAGAGAAACTCACCGATCTCGGCGTCTCGTACGTGATCCACAATCCCCGGCGGCCGGGCGACGAGGGCGGTGACACGCTCAACGAACAGACGCTGCAGGCGATGGAGGCCATCGGCGGTGAGGACGCGATCCCGTTCCTCGTCGACACCGACCGGGAGGAGACGCGCTACGAGAGCGAGGAGATCGTCGACTACCTCGAGACGCAGTACGACTAG